The Enterobacter kobei genome has a segment encoding these proteins:
- the rlmB gene encoding 23S rRNA (guanosine(2251)-2'-O)-methyltransferase RlmB, giving the protein MSEMIYGIHAVQALLERAPERFQEVFILKGREDKRLMPLIHALEAQGVVIQLANRQYLDEKSEGAVHQGIIARVKPGRQYQENDLPDLIAALDNPFFLILDGVTDPHNLGACLRSADAAGVHAVIVPKDRSAQLNATAKKVACGAAENVPLIRVTNLARTMRLLQEENIWIVGTAGEADHTLYQSKMTGRLALVMGAEGEGMRRLTREHCDELISIPMAGSVSSLNVSVATGICLFEAVRQRS; this is encoded by the coding sequence ATGAGTGAAATGATTTACGGCATCCACGCGGTGCAGGCCCTTCTCGAGCGCGCACCGGAGCGTTTTCAGGAAGTGTTTATTCTGAAAGGGCGTGAAGACAAACGTCTGATGCCGCTGATCCACGCGCTGGAAGCGCAGGGCGTGGTGATCCAGCTGGCGAACCGTCAGTACCTGGATGAGAAAAGTGAAGGCGCGGTTCACCAGGGCATTATTGCCCGCGTGAAGCCGGGCCGTCAGTATCAGGAAAACGATCTGCCGGATCTTATTGCCGCACTGGATAACCCGTTCTTCCTGATCCTTGATGGCGTAACCGATCCGCACAATCTCGGCGCATGCCTGCGTAGCGCGGATGCGGCAGGTGTGCATGCTGTGATTGTACCGAAAGATCGCTCCGCGCAGCTGAACGCGACGGCGAAGAAAGTGGCCTGCGGCGCAGCGGAAAACGTTCCGCTGATCCGCGTAACCAACCTGGCGCGTACCATGCGTCTGCTGCAGGAAGAGAATATCTGGATCGTCGGTACCGCGGGTGAGGCAGATCATACCCTGTACCAGAGCAAAATGACCGGACGTCTGGCTCTGGTGATGGGTGCGGAAGGTGAAGGTATGCGCCGTCTGACGCGCGAGCACTGCGACGAGCTGATCAGCATCCCGATGGCGGGCAGCGTGTCGTCCCTGAACGTGTCTGTGGCGACGGGCATCTGCCTGTTTGAAGCGGTACGTCAGCGTAGCTGA
- a CDS encoding DDE-type integrase/transposase/recombinase, producing MPWTETRPMQRLDFIRACHAGTDSFSALCRLFGISRKTGYKWLQRFDPSDLSSLSDRSRAPRSHSRTVPDDIAGHLTALRQKHPDWGPKKLRMWLLNHHVDFTVPAASTIGDILKREGLVPDKKRKRRTPGNRQPLTIISENNQVWSADFKGKFRLLSREYCHPFTLTDNHSRYLLSCRGTHRESEPFVRECLTDAFLEYGLPEVLRTDNGQPFAGTGIAGLSRLAVWLIKLGIRPERIRKGHPEENGRHERMHRSLKSAVKQGNTFMTMEEQQRWFSDYRKEFNYERPHEALAGATPGTVWQPSNRHWDGRVPEYAYPEGGTVYRVKSRGTLYMGKKGTVFLSEALTGEYIMLEEQDDGLEAIIFNGITLAYYDRKTQSVLRID from the coding sequence ATGCCCTGGACTGAGACCCGACCTATGCAACGCCTTGATTTTATCCGTGCCTGCCATGCAGGTACGGACTCCTTCTCCGCGCTTTGCCGTCTTTTTGGCATCAGCCGTAAAACCGGCTATAAATGGCTTCAGCGTTTTGACCCTTCTGACCTGTCATCTCTCTCGGACCGGTCGCGTGCGCCACGCTCCCACTCCCGGACGGTTCCTGATGATATCGCCGGACACCTGACTGCCCTGCGTCAAAAACACCCTGACTGGGGGCCAAAAAAACTGCGGATGTGGTTGCTCAATCATCACGTCGATTTTACCGTACCTGCCGCCAGCACTATCGGCGATATCCTCAAGCGCGAAGGCCTGGTTCCGGATAAAAAACGAAAACGCAGAACACCAGGCAATCGCCAGCCCCTGACCATCATCAGTGAGAACAATCAGGTCTGGAGCGCTGATTTTAAAGGCAAGTTCAGGCTGCTCAGCAGAGAGTACTGCCATCCTTTCACCCTGACCGATAATCACAGCCGGTATCTGCTCAGCTGCCGGGGAACACACCGTGAGAGTGAACCCTTTGTCAGAGAGTGCCTGACGGATGCGTTCCTGGAATATGGTCTGCCGGAAGTGCTTAGAACCGATAACGGCCAGCCCTTCGCGGGAACAGGAATAGCCGGATTAAGTCGTCTTGCCGTCTGGCTAATCAAGCTGGGCATCAGGCCGGAGCGTATCAGAAAGGGGCATCCGGAAGAAAATGGCCGCCATGAGCGAATGCACCGCTCCCTGAAAAGTGCGGTGAAACAGGGCAACACCTTCATGACGATGGAAGAACAACAGCGGTGGTTCAGTGACTACCGGAAAGAATTTAACTACGAAAGGCCGCATGAAGCACTGGCGGGAGCAACGCCCGGAACGGTATGGCAACCCTCAAACCGACACTGGGATGGCCGTGTTCCTGAATATGCTTATCCGGAAGGAGGTACAGTCTACAGGGTGAAATCGAGGGGGACCCTCTATATGGGAAAAAAGGGTACGGTGTTCCTGAGTGAAGCACTGACTGGGGAGTACATCATGCTGGAAGAACAAGATGATGGCCTTGAGGCCATCATCTTTAATGGGATAACGCTTGCGTACTACGACCGAAAAACCCAGAGTGTGCTCCGGATAGACTAA
- a CDS encoding MFS transporter, with translation MQPDAHKRALIAGSIGNFIEWYEFAVYGFMATVIARNFFQLEGEAGLTSLILTWASFAIAFFFRPLGAVVFGRIGDRIGRKPTLIIVLVLMTLATTAIGLVPVYASIGIAAPLIVTLLRILQGLFAGGEYGGAVSLMTEFAPRGKRGLYGAWQSFTVALGLLAGAGIVALLSGLLTPEALHDWGWRIPFFLALPMGAVALWLRVSMEETPSFVQQKEKPVVAQASTSATLKTILMGICRVMVWSAAGYTYLVIMPTYLQSALHTGFNQALLIAVISNIGFALTIIPSGILSDKIGRRTVMMIATALLLLLALPLLKMLQAESATLAVKAMVVLIAGGLVGMLAGPGPAMLSEMFPTRVRYTGLGLAYSLSNAIFSGCAGLIITGLIKETGNLNIPAYYVMATAVVSIFALMTLRKDDHLRSLEE, from the coding sequence ATGCAACCGGATGCGCACAAGCGAGCATTAATTGCAGGCTCCATTGGTAACTTCATCGAGTGGTATGAGTTTGCGGTCTACGGTTTTATGGCGACCGTGATTGCCAGGAACTTCTTCCAGCTCGAGGGAGAAGCGGGACTGACCAGCCTGATCCTCACCTGGGCCTCGTTTGCTATCGCGTTCTTCTTCCGTCCCCTGGGTGCGGTGGTATTTGGCCGCATCGGCGACAGGATTGGCCGGAAACCGACGCTGATCATTGTGCTGGTACTGATGACGCTCGCCACCACAGCCATTGGTCTTGTGCCCGTCTACGCCAGCATAGGCATTGCCGCACCGCTGATCGTTACGCTGCTGCGCATTTTGCAGGGATTGTTTGCAGGTGGAGAGTATGGTGGTGCAGTTTCGTTGATGACAGAGTTCGCTCCACGCGGCAAGCGCGGTCTGTATGGCGCGTGGCAGTCCTTTACCGTGGCGCTCGGGCTGCTAGCGGGTGCGGGGATTGTGGCACTGCTCTCCGGCCTTCTCACGCCTGAGGCATTACATGACTGGGGCTGGCGTATTCCATTCTTCCTTGCGCTGCCGATGGGGGCTGTCGCGCTATGGCTGCGTGTGAGTATGGAAGAGACGCCGAGCTTTGTGCAGCAGAAGGAAAAACCGGTTGTGGCTCAGGCCAGCACCTCCGCCACGCTCAAAACGATTCTGATGGGCATTTGCCGGGTCATGGTCTGGTCGGCGGCAGGGTATACCTACCTGGTGATTATGCCAACCTATCTCCAGTCGGCGCTACACACCGGGTTTAATCAGGCACTGCTGATAGCGGTGATTTCGAATATCGGCTTTGCGCTGACCATCATTCCCTCGGGTATCCTGAGCGACAAGATTGGCCGCCGCACGGTGATGATGATTGCTACCGCCCTGCTGCTGCTGCTCGCCCTGCCGCTGCTGAAAATGTTGCAGGCTGAGTCCGCCACGCTGGCCGTTAAAGCGATGGTGGTGCTAATTGCGGGCGGTCTGGTGGGGATGCTGGCAGGACCGGGGCCGGCAATGCTGTCTGAAATGTTCCCGACGCGCGTGCGTTATACCGGCCTGGGGCTGGCGTATTCCCTGTCAAACGCGATCTTCTCGGGCTGTGCGGGACTGATTATTACCGGATTAATTAAAGAGACGGGCAACCTGAATATTCCGGCATATTACGTGATGGCAACGGCGGTGGTGAGTATTTTCGCGCTGATGACGCTGCGAAAGGATGACCATTTGCGGTCGTTAGAGGAATGA
- a CDS encoding isovaleryl-CoA dehydrogenase, whose amino-acid sequence MHWQTHTVFNQPAPLSNSNLFLSDCALRDAVSREGAEWDSELLASIGQQLGTAESLELGRLANVNPPELLRYDATGERLDDIRFHPAWHLLMQGLCANRVHNLAWEEEARRGSFVARAARFVLHAQVEAGTLCPVTMTFAATPLLQQSLPKPFHAWLTPLMSDRYDPHLVPGGQKRGLLIGMGMTEKQGGSDVLSNTTKAEKCSDGSYRLVGHKWFFSVPQSDAHLVLAQAKGGLSCFFVPRFLPDGQRNAVRLERLKDKLGNRSNASSEAEFLDASGWLLGEEGEGVRQILKMGGLTRFDCALGSHGLMRRALSVALYHAHQRQTFGKNLIDQPLMREVLSRMALMLEGQTALLFRLARAWDKRVDPQEAAWARLFTPAAKFSVCKAGIPFVAEAMEVLGGVGYCEESELPRLYREMPVNSIWEGSGNIMCLDVLRVLTKQPGIHDLLADEFAQVKGQDRHFDRSWRQLQQKLRKPQEAQGREIAQQLFLLGAGSQMLRHASPPVAQAWCRMMLDTRGGTLMSEQVQSDLLLRATGRVG is encoded by the coding sequence ATGCACTGGCAGACCCATACCGTTTTCAATCAACCGGCACCGCTTTCAAACAGCAACCTTTTCCTCTCCGACTGCGCCCTGCGTGACGCGGTTTCCCGCGAGGGGGCCGAGTGGGATAGCGAGCTGCTCGCCAGTATCGGGCAGCAGTTAGGGACCGCAGAGTCGCTGGAGCTGGGCAGGCTGGCCAACGTCAACCCACCGGAGCTGTTACGCTACGACGCCACCGGAGAGCGGCTGGACGATATTCGCTTTCATCCCGCCTGGCACCTGCTGATGCAGGGGCTCTGTGCCAACCGGGTACATAACCTGGCGTGGGAAGAGGAGGCGCGAAGAGGTTCCTTTGTGGCCAGAGCGGCCCGGTTTGTTTTGCATGCGCAGGTTGAAGCCGGCACGCTTTGCCCCGTCACCATGACCTTCGCCGCCACGCCGCTGTTGCAACAGTCGCTACCTAAACCGTTTCATGCATGGTTAACGCCGCTGATGAGCGATCGCTACGATCCCCATCTCGTGCCGGGTGGGCAAAAACGCGGGTTGCTGATCGGCATGGGGATGACGGAAAAGCAGGGGGGATCCGATGTCCTGAGCAACACCACCAAAGCGGAAAAATGCAGCGACGGTAGCTACCGTCTGGTAGGCCATAAATGGTTTTTCTCCGTCCCGCAGAGTGATGCGCATCTGGTGCTGGCTCAGGCAAAAGGTGGCTTATCCTGCTTTTTTGTCCCGCGCTTTTTACCTGACGGACAACGTAACGCCGTACGGCTGGAGCGCCTGAAGGACAAGCTCGGGAACCGCTCCAACGCGAGCAGCGAGGCGGAGTTTCTTGATGCCTCCGGCTGGCTGCTGGGGGAAGAAGGGGAAGGGGTACGGCAGATCCTCAAAATGGGCGGTCTGACGCGCTTCGACTGCGCGCTGGGCAGCCATGGTTTAATGCGCCGGGCACTGTCTGTGGCGTTGTACCACGCTCATCAGCGGCAAACCTTCGGTAAAAATCTCATCGATCAGCCGTTAATGCGTGAGGTCTTAAGCCGCATGGCGCTGATGCTGGAGGGGCAAACGGCACTGCTGTTCCGTCTCGCCCGCGCGTGGGATAAACGTGTGGATCCGCAAGAGGCGGCCTGGGCACGGCTGTTTACGCCGGCCGCGAAATTTAGCGTCTGCAAAGCGGGTATCCCGTTCGTGGCAGAGGCAATGGAGGTGTTGGGCGGCGTAGGGTACTGCGAGGAGAGTGAGCTTCCCCGCCTGTATCGCGAAATGCCGGTGAACAGTATCTGGGAAGGCTCAGGCAATATCATGTGCCTGGACGTGCTGCGCGTGCTGACGAAGCAGCCGGGGATCCACGACCTGCTGGCCGATGAGTTTGCGCAGGTCAAAGGGCAGGACAGACACTTTGACCGCAGCTGGCGCCAGCTTCAGCAAAAGCTGCGTAAACCACAGGAGGCGCAGGGGCGGGAGATCGCGCAGCAGCTTTTCTTGCTGGGGGCCGGGAGCCAGATGCTGCGGCACGCATCGCCGCCCGTGGCGCAGGCGTGGTGCCGCATGATGCTGGATACCCGTGGCGGTACGCTGATGAGCGAGCAGGTGCAAAGCGATTTGCTGCTGCGCGCCACGGGCAGGGTTGGCTAG
- a CDS encoding methyl-accepting chemotaxis protein, with product MINFFRRAGLGTKLSLLTGVSVAVLFLLFTFLLSQKASQQLEALAVEDLHNQSTGMVDMVQMFNTSLSEEVESYTRLFTTFLPQPFSVDTLQTRTINGLNVPLLKGGETELHENTTFSDDFLNRTGAISTLFVRSGNDFIRVATSLRKENGERAMGTVLDTSSPAFAAANKGDVYRGLALLFGKRYITQYQPVKNAEGHVIAIVFVGVDISHSWNVMREKILNRRLGESGHFFVLDRSNGKTRGQYLFHTTEEGQLPKWDSATQQQLLDDKPGTLERVSDDGRTLKMAYTPLPGWNWTIVGEVDKSVLLSSVTAMRDRFLLAGVVLSVLFAGLFVVLIRRMLTQPLRNVIQLARQYADGDLRSSLPVTRRDEVGQLIDAINGIGGGLQKIVLQVREAAGEIQTGTNALASDTGEISEQINKQASSVEETSASMEQLAATVQQNAANMEQTQQLVGETSRAVHEGGETVTHAVATMDDIREASKRIEDITRVIESIAFQTNILALNAAVEAARAGEHGKGFAVVAQEVRALAGRSANAVKEIEQLIGDTLRKVSEGHALSEQTRLAMDSIIVHIDNISQLVTEINHASREQSAGIGQVNLAMTHIGEASHINADRVSRSEQTAHTLREKGLHLTQLVSLFQLKR from the coding sequence ATGATCAATTTTTTCCGCCGTGCGGGCCTCGGGACAAAGCTATCGCTGCTGACGGGCGTCAGTGTTGCCGTGCTGTTTCTGCTTTTCACTTTCCTGCTCAGCCAAAAAGCCAGCCAGCAGCTTGAAGCCCTCGCGGTAGAAGACCTGCATAACCAGTCCACCGGTATGGTCGATATGGTGCAAATGTTCAACACCAGCCTGAGTGAAGAAGTCGAAAGCTATACCAGACTGTTTACGACATTTTTGCCCCAGCCATTTAGCGTCGATACGCTTCAGACCCGGACAATTAACGGGCTCAATGTTCCTCTGCTGAAAGGCGGGGAAACGGAACTCCATGAAAATACCACTTTTTCTGACGACTTCCTGAACCGAACGGGGGCCATCTCCACGCTATTTGTTCGCAGCGGTAACGACTTTATTCGCGTCGCCACCTCCCTGCGTAAAGAGAATGGCGAGCGCGCAATGGGGACCGTTCTGGATACCTCCAGCCCGGCCTTTGCCGCCGCCAATAAAGGTGATGTCTACCGTGGCCTGGCGCTGCTGTTTGGCAAACGCTATATCACCCAGTACCAGCCGGTGAAAAACGCCGAAGGTCATGTCATTGCGATCGTCTTTGTCGGGGTGGACATTAGCCACTCCTGGAACGTCATGCGCGAGAAAATCCTCAACCGCCGCCTGGGCGAGAGCGGTCACTTCTTCGTGCTGGATCGCAGCAACGGCAAAACACGCGGGCAATACCTGTTCCACACCACGGAAGAGGGACAACTGCCGAAGTGGGACAGCGCGACACAACAGCAGCTTCTGGATGATAAACCCGGCACCCTGGAGCGCGTAAGTGACGACGGACGGACGCTGAAAATGGCCTATACCCCGCTACCCGGCTGGAACTGGACTATCGTGGGCGAAGTGGATAAGTCAGTGCTGCTTTCAAGCGTCACCGCCATGCGCGATCGCTTCCTGCTGGCCGGTGTGGTCTTGTCAGTCCTCTTTGCAGGCCTGTTCGTGGTCCTTATTCGCCGTATGCTGACGCAACCGCTGCGCAACGTGATTCAGCTTGCACGGCAGTATGCCGATGGCGATCTTCGCTCCAGCCTGCCCGTGACGCGCCGGGACGAGGTCGGACAGCTGATTGACGCCATTAACGGCATTGGCGGCGGGCTGCAAAAAATTGTTCTGCAGGTTCGCGAGGCAGCAGGTGAGATCCAGACGGGGACTAACGCGCTGGCCTCCGATACCGGCGAGATCTCAGAGCAGATCAACAAGCAGGCCAGCAGCGTGGAGGAGACCTCAGCCAGCATGGAGCAACTGGCCGCGACCGTACAGCAAAATGCCGCCAACATGGAGCAAACGCAGCAGCTGGTGGGAGAAACCTCACGCGCGGTTCACGAGGGGGGTGAAACGGTAACCCATGCGGTTGCCACGATGGATGACATTCGCGAAGCGTCAAAACGTATCGAAGATATTACCCGCGTGATTGAGTCCATCGCGTTTCAGACCAATATTCTGGCGCTGAATGCGGCGGTAGAAGCGGCACGTGCAGGCGAGCACGGAAAAGGTTTTGCGGTGGTTGCCCAGGAAGTTCGCGCGCTGGCGGGCCGGAGCGCCAACGCGGTGAAAGAGATAGAACAGCTGATTGGCGATACGCTGAGAAAAGTGAGCGAAGGTCACGCGCTGTCTGAACAGACGCGTCTGGCTATGGATTCCATCATCGTTCATATCGATAACATCAGCCAGCTGGTCACCGAAATTAACCACGCATCGCGCGAGCAATCCGCGGGGATTGGCCAGGTGAATCTCGCCATGACCCACATTGGTGAAGCGTCACACATCAACGCCGATCGCGTCTCGCGCAGCGAACAAACCGCACACACGCTGCGCGAGAAAGGTTTACATCTTACCCAACTGGTCAGTCTGTTCCAGCTTAAACGCTAG
- the yjfN gene encoding DUF1471 family protease activator YjfN: MELTMKRTLALTSLLLSAGLVSTTAQSAEFASADCVTGLNEIGHISVNNISGSPQDVERIVALKADEQGASWYRIIQMQEDNHVDHWRVQAILYV, encoded by the coding sequence ATGGAGCTGACGATGAAACGAACTCTTGCTTTGACCTCTCTGTTGCTCTCAGCAGGCCTGGTGAGCACCACCGCGCAGTCAGCAGAATTTGCCAGCGCGGATTGCGTAACAGGTCTGAATGAAATAGGCCACATCTCCGTCAATAACATTTCGGGGAGCCCGCAAGATGTTGAACGTATCGTGGCATTAAAAGCCGATGAACAGGGTGCCTCATGGTATCGCATCATCCAGATGCAGGAAGATAACCATGTCGACCACTGGCGGGTACAGGCCATTCTCTACGTCTAA
- the bsmA gene encoding biofilm peroxide resistance protein BsmA, whose translation MAIRKRDMVMHRFAALLLVLLLSGCSALQGTPQPAPPVADHPQEIRRNQTEGLQRMGTVSALVRGSPDDAEEAIKAQAVAAKADYYVIIMVDETIITGQWYSQAILYRQ comes from the coding sequence ATGGCTATCAGGAAAAGAGATATGGTTATGCACAGGTTTGCAGCTTTATTGCTGGTGCTTCTTCTCAGTGGCTGTAGCGCACTGCAGGGAACGCCGCAACCCGCTCCCCCGGTTGCCGATCACCCGCAGGAGATTCGTCGTAATCAGACAGAAGGATTACAACGAATGGGCACCGTCTCCGCGCTGGTTCGCGGTTCTCCGGATGACGCAGAAGAGGCAATAAAGGCACAAGCCGTCGCCGCCAAAGCAGATTATTACGTCATTATCATGGTCGATGAAACCATCATTACGGGGCAGTGGTATTCACAGGCCATTTTATACCGTCAGTAA
- the yjfP gene encoding esterase, giving the protein MIEIEIRRLGDHEILHAMPTGKRDKPLPVVVFYHGFTSSKLVYSYFAVALAQAGFRVVMPDAPDHGARFTGDEQARLGQFWPILHGSLTEFSGMRDALYDAGLVADNRLAVAGASMGGMTALGIMTHHPEVRSVACLMGSGYFTSLAKTLFPPQDLTEMTARLADWEVTRALPRVADRPLLLWHGDADDVVPPDGTFRLQQALKREGLDGNLTCLWESGVRHRITPAALEATVAFFRQHL; this is encoded by the coding sequence ATGATTGAAATTGAAATACGCCGTCTCGGCGACCATGAAATTTTACACGCCATGCCGACGGGGAAACGTGATAAACCGCTGCCAGTTGTGGTTTTTTATCATGGATTTACCTCGTCAAAGCTGGTTTACAGTTATTTTGCGGTGGCGCTGGCGCAGGCCGGTTTTCGTGTCGTCATGCCGGATGCCCCCGATCACGGTGCGCGCTTTACGGGGGATGAACAGGCGCGGCTTGGTCAGTTTTGGCCCATTCTGCACGGCAGTCTGACCGAGTTTTCCGGGATGCGCGATGCGCTTTATGACGCAGGGCTGGTGGCCGATAACCGGCTGGCGGTTGCCGGGGCCTCGATGGGCGGCATGACGGCGCTGGGGATTATGACGCATCATCCTGAAGTGAGATCCGTCGCCTGTCTGATGGGCTCCGGCTACTTTACGTCACTGGCGAAGACGCTTTTTCCCCCGCAAGATTTGACGGAAATGACGGCGAGGCTGGCTGACTGGGAAGTGACTCGCGCACTGCCGCGCGTGGCCGATCGTCCGCTTCTGCTGTGGCACGGTGACGCAGATGACGTGGTACCGCCTGACGGCACATTTCGCCTGCAGCAGGCGCTAAAGCGTGAAGGACTGGACGGCAATCTGACCTGTTTGTGGGAATCGGGCGTCCGCCACCGCATTACGCCAGCGGCGCTGGAGGCCACGGTGGCGTTTTTCCGCCAGCACCTTTAA
- the ulaR gene encoding HTH-type transcriptional regulator UlaR, which produces MTEAQRHQILLELLAQTGFITVEKVIERLGISPATARRDINKLDESGKLKKVRNGAEAISQQRPRWSPMNIHQAQNHDEKVRIARAASQLVNPGESVVINCGSTAFLLGREMCGKPVQIITNYLPLANYLIDQEHDSVVIMGGQYNKSQSITLSPQDSENSLYAGHWMFTSGKGLTADGLYKTDMLTAMAEQNMLNVVGKLVVLVDSSKVGERAGMLFSRAEQIDMVITGKGANPEILQKLEDQGVKILRV; this is translated from the coding sequence ATGACGGAAGCGCAACGGCATCAAATTTTACTGGAACTCCTGGCGCAAACAGGGTTTATCACCGTCGAGAAAGTGATCGAACGTTTAGGCATCTCCCCCGCCACCGCGCGGCGGGACATTAACAAGCTGGATGAGAGCGGCAAACTGAAAAAAGTCCGCAACGGCGCAGAAGCCATCAGCCAGCAGCGTCCACGCTGGTCGCCGATGAATATCCATCAGGCGCAGAATCACGATGAAAAGGTGCGGATCGCCAGAGCCGCCTCACAGCTGGTGAACCCGGGTGAGAGCGTCGTCATCAACTGCGGGTCTACGGCATTTTTGCTGGGCCGCGAGATGTGCGGCAAGCCGGTGCAGATCATCACCAACTACCTACCGCTCGCCAACTATCTTATCGACCAGGAGCATGACAGCGTGGTGATCATGGGCGGCCAGTACAATAAGAGCCAGTCCATCACCCTTAGCCCCCAGGACAGTGAAAACAGTCTTTACGCCGGGCACTGGATGTTTACCAGCGGCAAAGGCCTGACTGCAGACGGTTTATATAAAACCGATATGCTGACTGCGATGGCCGAACAAAACATGCTGAACGTTGTGGGCAAACTCGTCGTGCTGGTCGACAGCAGTAAAGTCGGTGAACGCGCAGGCATGCTGTTTAGCCGCGCAGAACAGATCGACATGGTGATCACCGGCAAAGGGGCTAACCCCGAGATCCTCCAGAAACTGGAAGATCAGGGCGTTAAAATCCTGCGGGTTTAA
- the ulaG gene encoding L-ascorbate 6-phosphate lactonase, with the protein MSKVNTITRESWILSTFPEWGSWLNEEIEQEQVAPGTFAMWWLGCTGIWLKSEGGANICVDFWCGTGKQSHGNPLMKKGHQMQRMAGVEKLQPNLRTTPFVLDPFAIRQIDAVLSTHDHNDHIDVNVAAAVMQNCADDVPFIGPQTCVDLWIGWGVPKERCIVMKPGDVVKIKDIEIHALDAFDRTALITLPADQKAAGVLPDGMDERAVNYLFKTPGGSLYHSGDSHYSNYYAKHGNEHQIDVALGSYGENPRGITDKMTSADMLRMAEALNTKVVIPFHHDIWSNFQADPQEIRVLWEMKKDRLKYGFKPFIWQVGGKFTWPLDKDNLEYHYPRGFDNCFTIEPDLPFKSFL; encoded by the coding sequence ATGAGTAAAGTGAACACCATCACCCGTGAATCATGGATTCTGAGCACCTTCCCGGAGTGGGGTAGCTGGCTGAACGAAGAGATCGAACAGGAACAGGTTGCTCCTGGTACTTTTGCCATGTGGTGGCTGGGCTGCACCGGTATCTGGCTGAAATCCGAGGGTGGCGCCAATATTTGCGTCGATTTCTGGTGCGGCACAGGCAAACAGAGTCACGGCAATCCGTTGATGAAAAAAGGCCACCAGATGCAGCGCATGGCCGGCGTGGAAAAACTGCAACCGAACCTGCGTACCACGCCGTTTGTGCTCGATCCTTTTGCCATTCGCCAAATCGATGCCGTGCTCTCCACCCACGATCACAACGATCATATTGACGTGAACGTGGCGGCGGCAGTAATGCAAAACTGCGCGGACGACGTGCCGTTTATCGGGCCGCAGACCTGCGTGGATCTCTGGATTGGCTGGGGCGTGCCAAAAGAGCGCTGCATCGTGATGAAACCGGGCGACGTGGTGAAAATCAAAGACATTGAAATTCACGCCCTGGATGCCTTTGACCGTACCGCACTGATTACGCTGCCGGCTGACCAGAAAGCCGCAGGCGTTCTGCCGGACGGCATGGACGAGCGCGCCGTCAACTACCTGTTCAAAACGCCTGGCGGTTCCCTGTACCACAGCGGCGACTCACACTACTCCAACTACTACGCGAAGCACGGTAATGAGCATCAGATTGACGTGGCGCTGGGCTCCTACGGCGAGAATCCACGTGGCATTACCGACAAGATGACCAGCGCCGATATGCTGCGTATGGCGGAGGCGCTGAACACCAAGGTCGTGATTCCGTTCCACCACGACATCTGGTCAAACTTCCAGGCCGATCCGCAGGAAATTCGCGTGCTGTGGGAGATGAAAAAAGACCGCCTGAAGTACGGCTTCAAGCCATTTATCTGGCAGGTAGGCGGCAAGTTCACCTGGCCGCTGGATAAAGACAATCTTGAGTACCACTACCCACGCGGTTTCGATAATTGCTTTACTATTGAGCCAGACCTGCCGTTTAAGTCCTTCCTCTGA
- a CDS encoding IS1-like element IS1B family transposase (programmed frameshift), which produces MASVSISCPSCSATDGVVRNGKSTAGHQRYLCSHCRKTWQLQFTYTASQPGTHQKIIDMAMNGVGCRATARIMGVGLNTIFRHFKKLRPQSVTSRIQPGSDVIVCAEMDEQWGYVGDKSRQRWLFYAYDRLRKTVVAHVFGERTMATLGRLMSLLSPFDVVIWMTDGWPLYESRLKGKLHVISKRYTQRIERHNLNLRQHLARLGRKSLSFSKSVELHDKVIGHYLNIKHYQ; this is translated from the exons GTGGCTTCTGTTTCTATCAGCTGTCCCTCCTGTTCAGCTACTGACGGGGTGGTGCGTAACGGCAAAAGCACTGCCGGACATCAGCGCTATCTCTGCTCTCACTGCCGTAAAACATGGCAACTGCAGTTCACTTACACCGCTTCTCAACCCGGTACGCACCAGAAAATCATTGATATGGCCATGAATGGCGTTGGATGCCGGGCAACCGCCCGCATTATGGGCGTTGGCCTCAACACGATTTTCCGCCATT TTAAAAAACTCAGGCCGCAGTCGGTAACCTCGCGCATACAGCCGGGCAGTGACGTCATCGTCTGCGCGGAAATGGACGAACAGTGGGGATACGTCGGGGATAAATCGCGCCAGCGCTGGCTGTTTTACGCGTATGACAGGCTCCGGAAGACGGTTGTTGCGCACGTATTCGGTGAACGCACTATGGCGACGCTGGGGCGTCTTATGAGCCTGCTGTCACCCTTTGACGTGGTGATATGGATGACGGATGGCTGGCCGCTGTATGAATCCCGCCTGAAGGGAAAGCTGCACGTAATCAGCAAGCGATATACGCAGCGAATTGAGCGGCATAACCTGAATCTGAGGCAGCACCTGGCACGGCTGGGACGGAAGTCGCTGTCGTTCTCAAAATCGGTGGAGCTGCATGACAAAGTCATCGGGCATTATCTGAACATAAAACACTATCAATAA